The Nonlabens spongiae genome contains a region encoding:
- a CDS encoding AAA family ATPase, giving the protein MESLQFKNRIDLEQLSSAVAQIKAELSKVIIGQEEMIDLLIVSILANGHSLIEGVPGVAKTVTAKLLAKTMQVDFNRIQFTPDLMPSDILGTSVYSLKENEFEFKAGPIFSNIILIDEINRSPAKTQAALFEAMAERQVTIDGKEYELKAPFLVFATQNPVEQEGTYRLPEAQLDRFLFKINVDYPNLDEEIKILEGNHHRYNADPESLINGVMNAEEIVTYQETVSKIIVERNLISYIAQIVMTTRNNPNIYLGASPRASIAIMNGAKAYAAIMNRDFVTPDDVKYISKAVLRHRIILTPEREMEGFTPDRAVAQILETVEVPR; this is encoded by the coding sequence ATGGAATCACTGCAGTTCAAAAACCGTATCGATCTTGAACAATTGTCCAGCGCTGTTGCACAGATCAAAGCAGAATTGTCAAAGGTGATCATAGGTCAGGAAGAGATGATCGATTTGCTGATTGTAAGTATCCTGGCAAACGGTCATTCCCTGATTGAAGGAGTTCCCGGCGTTGCAAAAACGGTAACGGCAAAACTGCTTGCTAAGACTATGCAAGTCGATTTCAATCGCATCCAGTTCACGCCAGATCTTATGCCTAGTGATATTTTGGGAACATCAGTCTACTCGCTTAAAGAAAATGAGTTTGAATTTAAGGCGGGACCTATTTTTTCAAATATCATTCTGATCGATGAGATCAACCGCTCTCCAGCAAAAACCCAAGCCGCACTTTTTGAAGCCATGGCCGAGCGTCAAGTAACCATAGACGGTAAAGAATATGAATTGAAGGCTCCGTTTTTAGTCTTTGCGACCCAAAATCCGGTAGAACAAGAAGGTACGTATAGATTACCAGAAGCACAGCTGGACCGTTTTCTTTTCAAAATCAATGTAGATTATCCCAATCTGGATGAGGAAATTAAAATCCTGGAAGGCAATCACCATCGCTACAATGCAGACCCAGAATCCTTGATTAACGGAGTGATGAATGCAGAGGAGATTGTTACATATCAAGAAACTGTTTCAAAAATAATCGTAGAGCGCAACTTGATCAGTTACATAGCTCAGATCGTCATGACCACGCGTAACAATCCAAATATTTACCTAGGAGCATCGCCTAGAGCCAGTATTGCCATCATGAATGGTGCAAAGGCTTATGCTGCGATCATGAACCGTGATTTTGTTACTCCTGACGATGTAAAATACATAAGCAAGGCAGTATTACGACACCGAATCATTCTCACTCCTGAGCGTGAGATGGAAGGTTTTACTCCAGATCGTGCAGTGGCGCAGATTTTAGAAACTGTTGAGGTACCTAGATAG
- a CDS encoding RDD family protein, with amino-acid sequence MLYTAISTAQNVKISYNIASLGHRILAVLIDLIIIFIYMVVLAYMDMGLGSIMPEDGRIGLRQLSYLPVMTYSLIFHLLFNGRTPGKFIMSIKVVKRDGAPASWSDYIIRWILRLIDIWTTTGAVGLISIIFTDQNQRLGDAAADTIVIDTRKKTRVSHTILEEVESTYTPTFNMVTLLSDNQVNEIKEIYRLAGDSKDYETLKVLRDKIEQILKIQSDLRDAVFVRTILKDYTHLTQGL; translated from the coding sequence ATGTTGTATACGGCGATCAGTACCGCGCAAAATGTAAAGATAAGTTACAATATTGCGAGTTTGGGACACCGAATTCTAGCAGTGCTGATCGATTTGATCATCATATTTATCTATATGGTGGTACTTGCATACATGGATATGGGCCTAGGCTCGATCATGCCCGAAGACGGTAGAATAGGACTAAGACAATTATCCTACCTACCTGTCATGACCTACAGTCTCATATTTCACCTTCTTTTTAATGGAAGAACACCGGGAAAGTTTATCATGAGCATCAAGGTAGTAAAAAGGGACGGTGCTCCTGCCAGCTGGTCAGACTACATTATCCGCTGGATTTTGAGACTTATCGACATATGGACTACCACTGGTGCAGTGGGGCTCATATCGATCATATTTACTGATCAAAACCAGCGTCTGGGCGATGCTGCAGCAGACACGATTGTTATAGATACCCGCAAAAAGACGCGTGTCTCCCATACCATACTTGAAGAGGTTGAGTCAACTTATACTCCTACTTTTAATATGGTTACTTTACTCAGCGACAATCAGGTCAACGAGATCAAAGAAATCTACCGCCTGGCTGGAGATAGCAAAGACTATGAAACTCTAAAAGTCTTAAGAGATAAGATTGAACAAATTCTAAAGATTCAATCTGATTTACGTGATGCCGTTTTTGTACGCACTATACTTAAAGACTACACACATCTTACTCAAGGATTATGA
- a CDS encoding LptF/LptG family permease, which produces MLNILDRYILKRYLGAFFLLLLLFLPIMVTVHIAEKIGKILNKDVPLGEVLIYLLDFTVYFSNFLFPLFLFISTMFFTSKLANNTEVIAFLSSGVSFNRFLRPYIIGATIVCTLALIFSAVFVPSSAEGFNEFQAKYFNKRRTAETSNVFRQVSDNDYVYVSNYTPSQQRGFDFTLEHFEGEELKFKIYARRISFKDSVYELSGYKKRTILDGKEIIEEERLKDTIFNFDIDELTPVQYVAETLNFTELNDFIEKEEKRGNAQMNFYYVEKYKRTSIPVSAFIFTLIAVAVSSVKKRGGMGVNLAIGLVIAMSFVFMDKVFGTIAEKSTFDPWLAVWFPNIFFGVIAIFLLRNARR; this is translated from the coding sequence GTGCTTAATATACTGGACCGCTACATATTAAAGAGGTATCTGGGAGCGTTTTTCTTGCTCCTCTTACTTTTTTTGCCCATCATGGTCACGGTTCATATTGCCGAGAAAATAGGCAAGATCCTTAATAAAGATGTGCCGCTGGGTGAAGTCTTGATTTATCTTCTTGATTTTACCGTCTATTTCTCAAATTTTCTATTTCCTTTATTCCTTTTCATCTCCACGATGTTTTTTACCTCAAAACTTGCAAATAATACAGAGGTCATCGCCTTTTTAAGCTCGGGAGTAAGTTTTAATCGATTTTTAAGGCCCTATATCATAGGGGCAACGATAGTTTGTACGCTGGCACTCATTTTCAGTGCGGTTTTTGTTCCTTCCAGCGCAGAGGGTTTTAATGAATTCCAAGCTAAATATTTCAACAAACGACGCACTGCAGAAACTTCAAATGTATTCAGGCAAGTCAGTGATAACGATTACGTCTATGTGAGCAATTACACGCCTTCTCAACAGCGTGGCTTTGATTTTACCCTAGAACATTTTGAGGGAGAGGAGCTCAAGTTTAAGATTTATGCGAGACGTATTTCTTTTAAAGATAGTGTCTATGAATTGTCTGGCTATAAAAAACGAACCATTCTAGACGGTAAGGAAATTATAGAGGAAGAACGATTGAAAGACACCATTTTTAATTTTGATATTGATGAGTTGACCCCTGTGCAATATGTAGCAGAGACGCTTAATTTTACCGAGCTCAACGATTTCATAGAGAAAGAGGAGAAGCGTGGAAATGCGCAAATGAATTTCTATTATGTGGAAAAATATAAGCGTACCTCCATACCTGTGAGCGCGTTCATTTTTACATTGATAGCTGTTGCTGTTTCGTCAGTAAAAAAACGCGGAGGGATGGGAGTCAATCTCGCTATAGGTCTGGTCATAGCCATGTCATTTGTATTTATGGACAAGGTTTTTGGGACCATCGCAGAGAAAAGTACCTTTGATCCCTGGCTTGCCGTCTGGTTTCCTAACATCTTTTTTGGCGTGATCGCCATTTTCCTGCTGCGCAATGCAAGACGCTAG
- a CDS encoding stage II sporulation protein M yields the protein MREAAFVKQNKDKWMAFERAMDSKSTINPDHLADLYIQLTNDLAFAQTYYKGSKTLLYLNSLASQAHQNIYKNKKESGNRIGRFFLKEFPLFFAGHQMTLLYAFLIFMAAVFIGTISSLYDDSYVRLILSDAYVNMTLENIKNGNPTGVYQDAGQLSMFLAITINNIRVGMLCFAAGLLTSIGSAYILFRNGVMVGAFFTMFYLENVGLESWSVIMLHGTIELSIIVICGAAGMVMGNAIIFPKTYSRRLSFIQGAKKGVKIVMSTVPLFVVAGFIEGFVTRYAFMPAVIKYSIVTLSAAIILGYYVYYPRYLKRIYG from the coding sequence ATGCGCGAAGCAGCATTTGTAAAACAAAATAAAGATAAATGGATGGCTTTTGAACGAGCCATGGATAGTAAATCAACCATCAATCCAGACCACCTGGCTGACCTTTACATCCAATTGACCAATGATCTAGCCTTTGCTCAGACCTATTACAAAGGCAGTAAGACTTTGTTGTATTTGAATTCTTTGGCAAGTCAGGCGCACCAAAATATCTATAAAAACAAAAAAGAGTCTGGAAACCGTATAGGTCGGTTTTTCTTAAAGGAATTTCCTTTGTTCTTTGCTGGTCATCAAATGACTCTGCTGTATGCTTTTCTGATTTTCATGGCAGCGGTTTTCATAGGTACGATTAGTTCGTTGTATGACGATTCTTATGTCAGATTGATTTTGAGCGATGCCTACGTGAATATGACGCTGGAAAACATCAAGAATGGCAACCCGACCGGAGTATATCAGGATGCGGGTCAATTGAGTATGTTTCTAGCTATAACAATCAATAACATTAGGGTAGGTATGCTCTGTTTTGCGGCTGGGCTGCTCACCAGTATCGGATCTGCTTATATATTATTTAGAAATGGAGTGATGGTAGGAGCTTTTTTTACCATGTTTTATCTGGAGAACGTGGGACTGGAATCATGGAGTGTGATCATGCTGCATGGTACGATTGAGCTTAGTATCATAGTTATATGCGGTGCGGCTGGTATGGTCATGGGTAACGCCATAATTTTTCCGAAAACCTATTCTAGGCGTCTCAGTTTTATCCAGGGTGCAAAAAAAGGCGTGAAAATCGTCATGAGTACGGTTCCTTTATTTGTTGTTGCTGGATTCATTGAAGGTTTTGTGACTCGGTATGCATTTATGCCTGCGGTAATTAAATATTCAATAGTCACATTAAGTGCAGCAATTATTCTAGGCTACTACGTCTATTATCCACGATATTTGAAACGCATCTATGGATAA
- a CDS encoding trimeric intracellular cation channel family protein, translated as MRFIEVVDLLGTIAFAVSGALAAFDKRLDPFGIIIIAFVTAAGGGTLRDILLGVYPVSWMTNMNLVYTILICVVITFIFRSFLLKLRTTLFLFDTIGIGFYTVVGLEMGLIAGLHPIICVTLGCITACFGGVIRDILVNEIPVIFRKNIYATACLLGGGAYFIMRKLGVPEGLNFPVAAAIVITIRLLAVYFKIGLPNVYKKVDREE; from the coding sequence ATGAGATTTATAGAAGTAGTTGATCTGTTGGGAACCATTGCTTTTGCAGTTTCAGGTGCACTTGCGGCGTTTGATAAGAGGCTGGATCCTTTTGGCATCATCATAATTGCGTTTGTCACTGCTGCAGGTGGAGGAACTTTGCGTGATATCCTATTAGGTGTTTACCCAGTCTCATGGATGACAAATATGAATCTAGTCTACACAATTCTCATATGCGTGGTCATCACATTTATTTTCAGGAGTTTTCTTCTCAAGCTCAGGACTACTTTGTTCTTGTTTGACACCATTGGAATTGGTTTTTACACGGTAGTAGGTCTTGAAATGGGGTTGATTGCGGGTCTTCACCCTATTATCTGTGTTACTTTAGGTTGTATTACGGCATGTTTTGGAGGAGTCATACGTGATATACTAGTTAATGAGATTCCCGTTATTTTCAGGAAAAATATCTATGCAACTGCCTGTTTGTTGGGTGGAGGCGCGTATTTTATAATGAGGAAACTAGGAGTGCCAGAAGGGTTAAATTTTCCGGTTGCTGCAGCAATCGTAATTACCATACGATTATTGGCGGTATATTTTAAAATTGGGTTGCCTAATGTTTACAAGAAGGTGGATCGTGAAGAGTAA
- a CDS encoding DUF58 domain-containing protein, with amino-acid sequence MKRFYRTFFLTKRLFICLIAAVISFMLAFLAPRLYEYLLIGVYMLIAAIVIDVALLYRTKRGIVASRELPDKLSNGDKNPVTLKIRNQYPMKMDLTVIDELPDQFQKRDFEIHLQLEGQKNHSIFYTVRPTERGEFHWAAIRVFVKTALGLVTRRYSSDSDGMVPTYPSFLQMRKYELMAFTNKLRDHGMKKIRRIGHTLEFEQIKEYVQGDDIRNMNWKATAKRNQLMINQYQDEKSQPVYSVIDKGRVMQMPFEELKLLDYAINSTLVISNIALKKGDKAGMFSFSDKVQNQVMAQKKASQMNLILETLYNLDTDFKESDFSRLYIDVKNKITQRSLLLLYTNFETLDALHRQLPYLQAIAKNHLLVVIFFQNTELKKMTQEPVTDTRDIFDKTIAQKFMYEKKLIVNELNNYGIQTILTEPQNLTVNTINKYLEIKARGLL; translated from the coding sequence GTGAAGCGATTCTACAGGACATTTTTCTTGACTAAGCGATTATTCATCTGTCTGATCGCGGCAGTTATCAGCTTTATGCTGGCATTTCTGGCGCCTAGGCTTTATGAATATTTGCTGATAGGAGTTTATATGTTAATTGCAGCAATAGTGATTGATGTTGCTTTACTCTATCGTACTAAGAGAGGCATTGTGGCATCTCGTGAACTACCAGATAAATTGTCTAATGGAGATAAGAACCCGGTAACCCTCAAAATACGAAATCAGTACCCCATGAAAATGGATCTTACTGTAATTGATGAGTTGCCCGACCAGTTTCAAAAAAGAGATTTTGAAATCCATCTACAGCTCGAGGGGCAAAAAAATCACAGTATTTTTTACACTGTACGTCCTACGGAACGTGGAGAATTTCACTGGGCCGCGATCAGGGTTTTTGTAAAAACAGCTTTAGGTCTTGTCACGCGTAGATATAGCTCTGATAGCGACGGTATGGTGCCTACCTACCCATCATTTTTGCAGATGCGCAAGTACGAGCTCATGGCTTTTACTAATAAACTGCGGGATCATGGGATGAAGAAAATACGTCGTATAGGTCATACCCTAGAGTTTGAGCAGATCAAAGAGTACGTGCAAGGAGACGACATCAGGAACATGAATTGGAAGGCTACAGCTAAGCGCAACCAGCTCATGATCAATCAGTATCAAGATGAGAAATCCCAACCGGTATATTCTGTAATTGATAAAGGTAGAGTCATGCAAATGCCTTTTGAAGAGCTGAAGCTACTGGACTATGCGATAAATTCCACGCTTGTGATTTCAAACATCGCCTTGAAAAAAGGTGACAAGGCGGGCATGTTCAGTTTTTCTGATAAAGTTCAAAATCAGGTAATGGCTCAGAAAAAAGCCTCTCAAATGAATTTGATTCTGGAAACACTTTATAATCTAGACACCGATTTTAAGGAAAGCGATTTTTCCAGGCTTTATATAGATGTAAAGAACAAGATTACCCAGCGCAGCCTGTTGTTGCTGTATACAAATTTTGAGACTTTGGATGCGCTGCATAGACAATTGCCTTACCTACAAGCCATCGCAAAAAACCATTTGCTGGTAGTCATCTTTTTCCAGAATACCGAGCTCAAAAAAATGACACAGGAGCCCGTCACGGACACCCGAGATATTTTTGACAAGACCATTGCTCAAAAATTCATGTATGAAAAGAAACTCATCGTGAACGAACTCAACAATTACGGAATTCAAACCATTCTCACCGAACCTCAAAACCTTACCGTAAACACGATTAATAAGTATTTAGAAATTAAAGCGAGAGGACTGCTTTAA
- a CDS encoding DMT family transporter — MQDARLTNYLHLHLIVFIWGFTAVLGALLSIDSIPLVWWRMSLAVVMIYAYMRWKKIPLQWSKKSREGTLSRKRKLQFMFSGFIIALHWITFFGAIKVSNVSVTLAMMSTGAFFTALLEPLFTKKKFVWYEGLFGLVIIGALYYIFKVETEYVLGMLLGLVSVLLSAVFSILNVGFAKEHRPSVISFYELLGGVGLLTLFFIFLPVEFASPRDFSVSDWIYMFLLSSACTAYAFIASVKVMKVLSAYTVMLTINLEPVYGILLAYAILGVSEQMTPEFYLGAVVILVVIVANGILKTRFKKRKLAA, encoded by the coding sequence ATGCAAGACGCTAGACTCACTAACTACCTACACCTGCACCTCATTGTATTTATCTGGGGATTTACTGCGGTTTTAGGCGCACTTTTATCCATTGACAGCATACCACTGGTGTGGTGGCGCATGTCGCTTGCTGTAGTGATGATCTACGCTTATATGAGATGGAAGAAGATACCGCTGCAATGGTCTAAGAAGAGTAGGGAGGGTACGCTTTCGCGAAAGCGTAAACTGCAATTTATGTTTTCAGGATTTATTATAGCCCTACACTGGATCACGTTTTTTGGAGCGATTAAAGTATCCAATGTCTCGGTAACACTTGCCATGATGAGTACGGGAGCTTTCTTCACAGCACTGCTGGAACCTCTGTTTACTAAAAAGAAATTTGTATGGTACGAGGGGTTGTTCGGGTTGGTTATTATCGGCGCATTGTACTACATTTTTAAAGTGGAGACAGAATATGTTTTAGGGATGTTATTGGGTCTGGTAAGTGTCTTGCTGAGTGCGGTGTTCTCCATACTTAATGTAGGATTTGCAAAGGAGCACCGCCCCTCTGTTATTTCATTTTATGAACTTTTAGGTGGCGTAGGTTTGCTGACTTTATTCTTCATTTTCCTACCCGTAGAATTTGCGAGTCCCAGGGATTTTTCTGTATCAGACTGGATTTATATGTTTTTATTATCCTCAGCCTGTACGGCTTATGCATTTATTGCCAGCGTGAAGGTGATGAAAGTCTTGAGCGCTTATACCGTTATGCTCACCATAAATCTGGAGCCAGTCTATGGGATCTTACTAGCCTATGCCATTTTAGGAGTTAGCGAGCAAATGACTCCTGAATTTTATCTGGGAGCGGTCGTCATTCTAGTGGTGATTGTTGCAAATGGTATTCTAAAGACGAGGTTTAAAAAACGTAAACTGGCTGCTTAG
- a CDS encoding DUF4129 domain-containing protein, translated as MKKLIVFCSVFLGLVPITIGIAKAQNLEDLMPTIQEPEEKVIDTLGRVYDDSTIDKRSFGNLNDTYSGPEFKYTEVEDESENFLSGFFNGIFEFIRTVFGIDVSPVMAQIIKIFVYMIIGGFAVYFLVRLLSVESASAIVGRNRNKATAVSIEDTHIEELDLENLIRESVAAGNYRQAIRYMYLETLKLLSSTGRIEWDQQKTNGDYLREIKNPTTREKFKRISYLYDHIWYGEFDLNNNSFEDARDQFNSIKTKMA; from the coding sequence ATGAAGAAGTTGATTGTTTTTTGTTCTGTTTTTTTAGGTCTCGTCCCGATAACTATCGGGATCGCGAAAGCGCAAAATCTAGAAGATCTCATGCCCACCATCCAGGAGCCAGAAGAGAAGGTTATAGATACCCTAGGCCGGGTCTACGATGATTCTACTATCGATAAAAGAAGTTTCGGAAATTTAAATGACACCTATTCTGGACCAGAATTTAAATACACGGAGGTTGAAGATGAGTCTGAAAACTTCTTATCGGGTTTCTTCAATGGGATTTTTGAATTTATTCGTACGGTTTTCGGTATCGATGTGAGTCCTGTCATGGCTCAAATCATTAAGATTTTTGTCTATATGATTATAGGTGGCTTTGCGGTTTATTTCTTGGTACGCCTACTCAGTGTAGAGTCAGCCAGTGCTATAGTGGGTCGCAATCGTAATAAAGCTACGGCCGTATCCATTGAAGATACCCACATTGAGGAATTGGATCTTGAAAATTTGATCAGGGAAAGTGTTGCTGCCGGGAACTACCGGCAGGCGATACGATACATGTATCTGGAAACACTCAAATTACTGAGCAGCACCGGTAGGATAGAATGGGACCAGCAAAAGACTAATGGTGATTACTTGAGGGAGATTAAAAATCCTACTACCAGAGAGAAGTTTAAACGCATTTCTTACCTATATGATCATATATGGTATGGAGAGTTTGACCTTAATAACAATAGTTTTGAGGACGCACGCGACCAGTTCAACAGCATCAAAACTAAAATGGCGTGA
- a CDS encoding DUF4350 domain-containing protein, which translates to MIDKRSKFILFGLLALILILFVVESTRPRPIRWNESYTSGDKIPFACYILYDQLENLFPEQEITSVDQTPYDFMRNNEDITGANYIFINGWLDFDQVEVEYLMDFASRGNKVFISSNAPYGALADSLNIKANNNYTRYSKETPDTLTTRFSNEALNDRVYSFEKGSSYRYFTSYDSLNTKILSTVMIDRAKRNFVEEAINTGQKEDDEDVEIDPESIPQVDFIETKVGDGAIYYNLNPIAFTNYYLLQPDHAGYVSGALSYLNDGPVYFDDYGKSGRKVVTSPLRFILSEPTLKAAYYVVIVSVLLYLVIGSKRRQRIIPVIKPFKNETVAFTRTIGSMYFESKDYSGIINKKIQYFLEHLRSTYFMDTTQLNATFIKRLSQKSNYPESQTTDLINYINGLRQKPLHTEHELKELTKKIEAFLNR; encoded by the coding sequence GTGATAGACAAGCGGTCCAAGTTCATATTGTTCGGGTTACTCGCGCTTATCTTGATTCTCTTTGTCGTGGAGAGCACCAGGCCTAGGCCCATACGCTGGAATGAGAGTTACACCAGCGGTGACAAGATTCCATTTGCTTGCTATATACTCTATGATCAACTTGAAAATTTATTTCCCGAGCAGGAAATTACCTCAGTAGATCAAACACCTTATGACTTCATGCGCAACAATGAGGACATAACGGGAGCCAATTATATTTTCATAAATGGCTGGCTCGACTTTGATCAGGTAGAGGTGGAGTATCTCATGGATTTTGCCTCTAGAGGGAACAAAGTTTTTATTTCATCTAATGCCCCATACGGTGCACTGGCAGATTCTCTAAATATTAAAGCCAATAATAATTACACCCGATACAGTAAAGAAACTCCAGATACGCTCACGACTAGATTCAGTAATGAAGCCTTAAATGATCGTGTGTATAGCTTTGAAAAAGGAAGCTCCTATCGCTACTTTACAAGTTACGATTCCTTAAATACTAAGATCTTAAGCACGGTCATGATAGATCGGGCAAAGCGTAATTTTGTGGAAGAAGCTATCAATACGGGCCAGAAAGAAGATGATGAGGATGTAGAAATCGATCCAGAAAGTATACCACAAGTAGACTTCATAGAAACAAAAGTGGGCGACGGTGCAATCTACTATAATCTGAATCCTATTGCGTTTACAAATTATTATTTATTGCAACCAGATCACGCCGGTTATGTAAGTGGAGCATTGTCTTACCTGAATGACGGTCCGGTCTATTTTGATGATTATGGCAAGTCGGGTAGGAAAGTGGTGACCTCTCCCTTGCGGTTCATATTATCTGAGCCTACTCTCAAAGCAGCTTATTACGTTGTAATCGTATCAGTATTGCTATATCTTGTTATAGGAAGCAAGCGCCGTCAGCGCATTATACCTGTCATCAAACCTTTTAAGAATGAAACTGTTGCATTTACCAGAACCATAGGCAGCATGTATTTTGAGAGCAAGGATTATAGCGGTATCATCAATAAGAAAATCCAGTACTTTTTGGAACATCTGCGTTCTACTTATTTTATGGATACCACGCAACTCAATGCGACATTCATAAAGCGATTGTCTCAAAAAAGCAATTATCCAGAGTCCCAAACAACTGATTTGATCAATTATATCAACGGTTTGAGACAAAAACCTCTTCATACTGAACACGAACTCAAAGAGCTGACCAAAAAAATAGAAGCTTTTCTAAATCGATAA
- a CDS encoding class I SAM-dependent methyltransferase — MFFTTEITSTEHESDRPMLLRTQKAYQFIENHVYGSVLEIGCGEGYGLGKIYQNADHLYLLDKSSYSVQKILEKFENVSFFRSDVGEMDNIDLPQMDFIICFQFIEHIYEQEQLIKSLIHLLKPRGTLFISTPNKEKTLFPNPWHAKELDKKEFKTLTTSENCSSSYYGVYPSELLSTYYKDNASNLTVLNRVFQPVVHFTPRWLLKWPYEIGNRINRKKLKRKNRDLFNKLSSEDYTIGEMGSEALDFLAVIKKK; from the coding sequence ATGTTTTTTACCACAGAGATTACCTCAACAGAGCATGAATCGGACCGTCCCATGCTCCTGCGTACTCAAAAAGCTTATCAATTTATTGAAAACCACGTCTATGGATCTGTTTTAGAGATAGGTTGTGGTGAAGGCTATGGGCTAGGAAAGATTTATCAAAATGCAGATCATTTGTATCTGCTGGACAAATCCAGTTACAGCGTGCAAAAAATTCTTGAGAAATTTGAGAACGTTTCTTTTTTCAGGTCTGATGTAGGAGAAATGGACAACATCGATTTACCCCAAATGGATTTTATCATTTGCTTTCAGTTTATTGAACATATCTACGAGCAAGAACAATTAATAAAATCCCTCATACATCTGCTTAAACCGAGAGGAACACTTTTTATCTCTACTCCTAACAAGGAAAAAACCTTGTTTCCTAATCCATGGCACGCTAAGGAATTGGATAAAAAAGAATTCAAAACCCTCACTACTTCTGAAAATTGCAGCTCAAGTTATTATGGCGTATATCCTTCAGAACTGTTGTCAACCTACTATAAAGACAACGCATCAAATCTGACAGTTTTGAATAGAGTATTCCAACCAGTGGTCCACTTCACCCCAAGATGGTTGCTTAAATGGCCTTATGAAATAGGTAATCGCATCAACCGCAAAAAGTTGAAAAGAAAGAACCGTGATTTATTCAATAAATTATCCTCAGAGGACTACACCATTGGTGAGATGGGAAGTGAAGCTCTAGATTTCCTTGCTGTCATAAAGAAGAAATAA